ACAATAACCATATCAGTATCACTAGCCATGCGGATTTATCCTTTTTAAGCTACGATTTTTTTGCCAGCCAAGACTCTCAGCTTTATTGGAGTATCCCTTTACAGCAGGTTTTCGTTAAAAAATTTAATCGGGTGAGTGATGGCTTCGGAATAAGCTACATCCAAGCCGATTTTTTCGATGATGGCCACCGCACTCGGCTTGTCAATAATGGTAAAGAGAGTGAATATATCAGTGAAGTGGGGCGTATATTAGATTTTAACGGGTTAAGCTTGCAGTTAGTTGAGGAATTAAAAAGCGGGCAAGTCAGTTTTGACTATTATATGCAGACGTCCAAGGCCATTATGCACTATTTTTTTGCCGTTAAGGGGCAAGAAGTGATCGATAGTAAATTTGGTAAGCTGACCA
This window of the Psychromonas sp. MME1 genome carries:
- a CDS encoding DUF3108 domain-containing protein; the encoded protein is MLKKTSVIVVFLLSAMTPFFIQAKQAVGFKDSKQHYVYNIYYKNYFIGEISRDISYYNNHISITSHADLSFLSYDFFASQDSQLYWSIPLQQVFVKKFNRVSDGFGISYIQADFFDDGHRTRLVNNGKESEYISEVGRILDFNGLSLQLVEELKSGQVSFDYYMQTSKAIMHYFFAVKGQEVIDSKFGKLTTLRVEQIKKNDRTLVAWFAPELNYQMVKFHYKRKLLDVSGVLSEYSVIPMGINPKP